From Oscillatoria salina IIICB1, a single genomic window includes:
- a CDS encoding septal ring lytic transglycosylase RlpA family protein, whose translation MSRLKNAYFTAWTNFLENKSQILPTLSDNFSGGQFPRVFFAVGSPLLPLTLSFSSAIAATPSYFPSHLQAKAEITSKPAVKSEIPTPETSFCRLVSQPQTKPTPLPPESQRYVVSSSKASENKPSQLNFSQKIIQAIRNLFPWSKKPQLQETPSTVVMVRRANSPQKPKKRWLSPSKQNSLANQQSQVKQEWEVWVKGNLVAEFSDKLQADMFANSLADFLAERNIVGEEIKPAIAEGEPAAKFGEELLFVVDEMVSPEPPYQRELITIKWINRLRIALESEPLKLAEAQRLMYDLVETADKLEGLASWYGPQFHGRLTANGETFDQNALTAAHRSLPFDTYLKVTNLNNQESAIVRINDRGPYIPPRSLDVSWGVARCLNSEEDGVVPYRAVIMQPQGGRI comes from the coding sequence ATGTCAAGACTAAAAAATGCTTATTTTACTGCTTGGACAAACTTTTTAGAGAATAAAAGTCAAATATTACCAACATTGTCTGATAATTTCTCTGGCGGACAGTTCCCCAGAGTTTTTTTTGCTGTTGGTAGTCCTTTGCTGCCACTAACATTATCGTTCAGTAGTGCGATCGCGGCTACACCTTCCTATTTTCCCTCGCACCTACAAGCGAAAGCAGAGATAACCTCCAAACCCGCAGTTAAAAGCGAAATTCCCACCCCAGAAACTAGCTTCTGTAGGTTAGTTTCTCAGCCGCAGACGAAACCAACACCCCTACCCCCTGAATCTCAGCGTTATGTAGTTTCATCCTCAAAAGCATCGGAAAACAAGCCTTCTCAGCTAAATTTTTCGCAAAAAATCATCCAAGCAATCCGCAATTTATTTCCGTGGTCAAAAAAACCGCAACTTCAAGAAACTCCTTCAACTGTGGTAATGGTAAGAAGAGCAAATTCACCACAAAAACCTAAAAAACGATGGCTTTCTCCATCCAAACAAAATTCGCTCGCCAATCAACAATCTCAAGTAAAACAAGAGTGGGAAGTTTGGGTAAAAGGAAATTTAGTTGCTGAATTTAGCGACAAACTCCAAGCAGATATGTTTGCGAATAGTTTGGCAGATTTCTTAGCTGAAAGAAATATTGTTGGTGAAGAGATTAAACCAGCGATCGCGGAAGGAGAACCAGCCGCAAAATTTGGCGAAGAATTATTATTTGTCGTTGACGAAATGGTTTCTCCCGAACCACCCTATCAGCGCGAATTAATTACAATTAAATGGATTAACAGGTTACGCATAGCCCTGGAAAGTGAACCCTTAAAACTAGCAGAAGCGCAACGCTTGATGTACGATTTAGTAGAAACTGCCGACAAGTTGGAAGGTTTAGCTTCTTGGTACGGACCCCAATTTCACGGTCGTTTGACAGCAAATGGCGAAACTTTCGACCAAAATGCGTTAACGGCGGCTCATCGTAGTTTACCCTTTGATACTTATCTGAAAGTAACTAATCTCAATAATCAAGAAAGTGCGATCGTGCGAATTAACGATCGCGGTCCTTATATCCCACCTCGCAGTTTAGATGTTTCTTGGGGTGTAGCCCGTTGCTTAAACTCAGAAGAAGATGGTGTAGTTCCCTATCGTGCTGTGATTATGCAGCCACAGGGAGGGAGGATTTAG
- a CDS encoding PhzF family phenazine biosynthesis protein: MTSLTFYIVDVFAQKKYTGNQLAVFVDAEKISDEEMQKIAQEINYSETTFILSKQLQNNGYNVRIFTPQKELPFAGHPTLGTAYILQTKIAENSPIKVNLNLKVGQIPVTFQSEFVWMRQNSPTFNNCFEINPVAAALNLKPDDIDSRFPVQAVSTGIPFIIVPLKSLAAVKKARLNKELYLKLVKDSEAKELLIFAPETYAAENDLNVRVFAELLGIPEDPATGSANGCLAGYLVKYTYFGQKEINLKVEQGYEINRPSLLLLKAQENNAKIEVNVGGKVVMVAQGNWM, from the coding sequence ATGACTAGTTTAACCTTTTATATTGTTGATGTTTTTGCTCAAAAAAAATATACGGGTAATCAGTTAGCAGTTTTCGTCGATGCTGAGAAAATTAGTGACGAGGAAATGCAAAAAATTGCTCAAGAAATCAATTATTCAGAAACTACTTTTATCTTAAGCAAACAACTTCAAAATAATGGTTATAATGTGCGAATTTTTACACCCCAAAAAGAACTACCTTTTGCGGGACATCCAACTTTGGGAACCGCATATATTTTACAAACTAAAATAGCTGAAAATTCACCTATAAAAGTTAATTTAAATTTAAAAGTGGGACAAATACCTGTTACTTTTCAGTCAGAATTTGTCTGGATGCGGCAAAACTCACCGACATTTAATAATTGCTTTGAAATTAATCCAGTTGCAGCCGCTTTAAATCTCAAACCAGATGACATTGATTCCCGCTTTCCCGTCCAAGCAGTTTCTACAGGAATTCCCTTTATAATTGTTCCCTTGAAAAGTTTAGCCGCAGTTAAAAAAGCGCGACTAAACAAGGAATTATATTTAAAGTTAGTTAAAGATTCAGAAGCTAAAGAACTTTTAATTTTTGCACCTGAAACCTACGCAGCAGAAAATGACTTAAACGTGCGTGTTTTTGCGGAATTACTAGGAATACCAGAAGACCCAGCAACGGGAAGTGCAAATGGCTGTTTAGCTGGATATTTAGTCAAATATACTTATTTTGGTCAAAAAGAGATTAATCTTAAAGTTGAACAAGGCTACGAAATTAATCGACCTTCTTTGTTATTATTAAAAGCTCAAGAAAACAACGCCAAAATAGAGGTAAATGTTGGTGGTAAAGTAGTAATGGTAGCTCAAGGAAACTGGATGTAA
- a CDS encoding DUF29 family protein — MEELIKLKQFLSQGKVDEALLVVAELEEMSKSDKINKIFSYGIILLLHLIKEVAENRTTKSWEVSVYNAVKQIQRTNKRHKAKGTYLTPDELLETLEDAYDSALRQASLEAFEGIYEAEEIAVMVNKSEIINRAIDLILG; from the coding sequence ATGGAAGAATTAATTAAACTCAAGCAATTTTTGTCTCAAGGTAAAGTTGATGAAGCCTTACTGGTAGTAGCAGAATTAGAAGAAATGAGCAAATCCGATAAAATTAACAAAATATTTAGTTACGGAATAATTTTGCTCTTACATTTAATCAAAGAAGTTGCTGAAAATAGAACGACAAAATCCTGGGAAGTTTCAGTATATAATGCTGTCAAACAAATTCAAAGAACAAATAAGCGTCACAAAGCCAAAGGAACTTATTTGACACCAGATGAATTACTCGAAACTTTAGAAGATGCTTATGATTCTGCTTTAAGACAAGCATCTTTAGAAGCATTTGAAGGCATTTACGAAGCCGAAGAAATAGCAGTAATGGTAAACAAATCAGAAATTATTAATCGAGCAATAGATTTAATTTTAGGCTAA
- a CDS encoding M28 family peptidase → MNLKERLHAHLKEIVRLRDPYLDSAGHFFVQQYIRRQFGQWGTVEIHEFEVRNQTHKNLILNLPGKKVTKKPRPPILIGAHYDAVPGTPGADDNATGVAVLLELAKIFASEPPKSPVRLVAFDMEEYGLIGSDRYANELQQQGEKLRLMLSLEMLGYCDASPNSQVYPPGLKYFYPNRGNFIALVGNLTTIPDLINLSHRFRKIGTPCQWLPVFNRGKMIRQTRLSDHAPFWDRNYPAIMVTDTSFLRNPHYHQPSDTIESLDLDFLTGVCQGLVAGIKRL, encoded by the coding sequence ATGAACTTAAAAGAACGTCTCCACGCGCACCTTAAAGAAATTGTCCGCTTAAGAGATCCCTATCTCGATAGTGCCGGACATTTTTTCGTCCAGCAATATATTCGCAGGCAATTTGGACAATGGGGAACTGTAGAAATTCATGAATTTGAAGTGCGAAATCAAACTCATAAAAATTTGATTCTAAATTTACCAGGAAAGAAAGTAACTAAAAAGCCTAGACCACCTATTTTAATCGGCGCGCATTACGATGCTGTACCAGGAACGCCGGGAGCAGATGATAATGCTACGGGCGTGGCGGTATTATTAGAATTAGCGAAGATTTTTGCCAGCGAACCGCCAAAATCGCCAGTCAGATTGGTTGCATTTGATATGGAAGAATATGGTTTAATTGGTAGCGATCGCTATGCGAACGAGTTACAACAACAAGGAGAAAAGCTACGGCTGATGCTATCTCTAGAAATGCTGGGTTATTGCGATGCAAGTCCCAATTCCCAAGTTTATCCACCGGGATTAAAATACTTTTATCCCAATCGAGGTAATTTTATTGCTTTAGTGGGAAATTTAACCACAATTCCCGATTTAATTAATCTCAGTCATCGCTTTCGTAAAATTGGTACACCTTGTCAATGGTTGCCTGTCTTTAATCGAGGTAAAATGATTCGACAGACAAGATTAAGCGATCATGCACCATTTTGGGATCGAAATTATCCAGCAATTATGGTGACAGATACATCTTTTCTCCGTAACCCTCACTATCATCAACCTAGCGATACAATAGAAAGCTTAGATTTAGATTTTTTGACTGGTGTTTGTCAAGGTTTGGTTGCGGGAATTAAAAGATTGTAG